One Phocoena sinus isolate mPhoSin1 chromosome 13, mPhoSin1.pri, whole genome shotgun sequence DNA segment encodes these proteins:
- the LOC116764534 gene encoding inositol monophosphatase 1-like, which produces MADPWQECMDYAVTLARQAGEMAREALKNEMNIMIKSLPVDLVTATDQKVEKMLISSIKEKYPSHSFTGEESVAAGEKSILTDSPTWIIDPIDGTTNFVHGFPFVAVSIGFVVYKKMEFGIVYSCMEDKMYTGRKGKGAFCNGQKPQVSCQEDVTKSLLVTELGSSRTPETMRIILSNMERLLCLPIHGIRGVGTAALNMCLVAAGVADAYYEMGIHCWDVAGAGVIVTEAGGVLLDVTGGPFDLMSRRIIASNNKTLGERIAKEIQIIPLQRDDED; this is translated from the coding sequence ATGGCTGATCCTTGGCAGGAATGCATGGATTATGCAGTAACCCTAGCAAGACAAGCTGGAGAGATGGCTCGTGAAGccctaaaaaatgaaatgaatattatGATCAAAAGTTTGCCAGTTGATTTGGTAACTGCTACTGaccaaaaagttgaaaaaatgcTTATCTCTTCCATAAAGGAAAAGTATCCATCTCACAGTTTCACTGGTGAGGAATCTGTGGCAGCtggggaaaaaagtattttaactgACAGCCCTACGTGGATCATTGACCCTATTGATGGAACAACTAACTTTGTACACGGATTTCCTTTTGTAGCTGTTTCAATTGGCTTTGTTGTTTATAAAAAGATGGAATTTGGAATTGTATACAGTTGCATGGAGGATAAGATGTATACTGGCCGGAAAGGAAAAGGTGCCTTTTGTAATGGTCAAAAACCACAGGTTTCATGCCAAGAAGATGTTACCAAATCACTCTTGGTGACAGAGTTGGGCTCTTCCAGAACACCAGAGACTATGAGAATTATTCTTTCTAATATGGAAAGGCTTCTTTGCCTTCCCATCCATGGGATCCGAGGTGTTGGAACAGCAGCTCTTAATATGTGCCTTGTAGCAGCTGGAGTTGCAGATGCATATTATGAAATGGGAATTCACTGCTGGGATGTAGCAGGTGCTGGTGTTATTGTGACTGAAGCTGGTGGAGTACTCTTGGATGTAACAGGTGGACCATTTGATTTGATGTCACGAAGAATAATTGCTTCAAACAATAAGACATTAGGAGAGAGGATAGCCAAGGAAATTCAGATAATACCTCTTCAAAGAGATGATGAAGATTAA